In the Pseudorasbora parva isolate DD20220531a chromosome 23, ASM2467924v1, whole genome shotgun sequence genome, one interval contains:
- the LOC137062430 gene encoding trace amine-associated receptor 13c-like, which translates to MAYETEDHETQYCFPAINSSCIKGKRSTHEYKIMYVFFSLLSGWTVFLNLLVVISISHFKKLHTPTNLIILSLAVADMLIGLIVIPIEAIKLIETCWYFGDTLCGVFINTLGLLLSASLSNLVLKGSPVVETSVDRYVAVCHPLLYPQKITTTKTLMIIFLCWFCSSAYNTAIVINNGYFDSFYPTDVCYGECPYMMSFVWRASDMILSFVSPCTMIITLYLRIFCVAQRQVKNINLLLKTRKGIMQDTLKMKSEGKAALTLGIIVTFHLLCWIPFYVLSLTGSTVNTAIMSTFLTWTLYVNSSLNPIVYALFYPWFKKAVKYFFTLKVCKPASSYVDIFNDYH; encoded by the exons ATGGCCTATGAGACAGAGGATCACGAGACTCAATACTGCTTTCCTGCCATCAACTCATCATGTATCAAGGGAAAACGCTCCACACATGAATACAAAAtcatgtatgtgtttttttcattGCTGTCAGGATGGACTGTGTTTCTGAACCTGCTGGTGGTCATCTCCATCTCTCACTTCAAGAAGCTTCACACTCCAACCAACCTGATTATTCTCTCTCTGGCTGTGGCCGACATGCTTATTGGGCTTATTGTGATACCAATAGAGGCCATCAAACTCATTGAGACGTGCTGGTACTTTGGAGACACTTTGTGTGGAGTGTTTATCAATACTCTTGGATTGCTCCTGTCAGCATCTCTGAGTAATTTagttttaaagggatcccctgttgtggagactt CTGTTGATCGTTATGTGGCTGTGTGCCACCCTTTACTGTACCCACAGAAAATCACCACAACTAAAACTTTAATGATCATCTTTCTCTGTTGGTTTTGTTCATCAGCTTACAACACTGCCATTGTAATAAATAATGGATATTTTGACTCTTTTTACCCAACAGATGTATGCTATGGAGAGTGCCCTTACATGATGAGTTTTGTGTGGAGAGCCAGTGACATGATCTTGTCCTTTGTGTCTCCTTGTACCATGATCATAACCTTATATTTGAGGATATTCTGTGTTGCACAACGGCAagtgaaaaatattaatttacttttaaagaCTAGAAAAGGTATAATGCAGgacactttaaaaatgaaatcTGAAGGCAAAGCTGCTCTTACATTAGGAATAATTGTGACATTTCATCTACTTTGCTGGATTCCATTCTACGTTCTTTCTTTAACAGGAAGCACAGTCAACACTGCAATCATGTCAACATTTCTGACTTGGACCTTGTATGTTAACTCCAGTCTGAATCCCATTGTTTATGCTTTATTTTACCCCTGGTTTAAAAAGGCAGTTAAATATTTCTTCACTCTCAAAGTATGTAAGCCAGCATCTAGTTATGTGGACATTTTTAATGATtaccattaa
- the LOC137062922 gene encoding trace amine-associated receptor 13c-like, with protein MSNWGVTITENETIQYCFPNNNLSCTRNVKPGAEYIIVYIFISTISVFTVFLNLLVIISIAHFKQLHTPTNVLIFSLAVADLIVGLILMPVQGIKLIEPCWYFGEIFCLIFPFIFYVVTAASLGNLIIISLERYIAVNDPLRYPSRVNINRAVFSIVVNWVFSCIYSFFLLYESLFYSEKNYKCIGECILFIKLEYIITDVLVTLVTPCCLIISLYLKICFIAHKQAKHINSLTDKKAKSEKKAAKTLGIVVTVYLLCWIPYFIAALILGQDTGDSFVINLMYWILCMNSCMNPLIYAMFYKWFRISTKYILTMKIFKPSSEYFNLFMEEK; from the coding sequence ATGTCTAACTGGGGCGTAACAATCACGGAAAATGAAACAATCCAGTACTGCTTTCCGAACAACAATTTGTCTTGTACCAGAAATGTAAAGCCTGGAGCCGAGTACATTATTGTGTACATATTCATTTCTACAATATCAGTGTTTACTGTGTTTCTGAACTTGCTGGTGATCATCTCCATCGCTCACTTCAAACAGCTCCACACTCCAACCAATGTGCTGATCTTTTCTCTGGCAGTGGCAGATCTGATTGTGGGACTGATTCTTATGCCAGTACAGGGCATCAAATTGATTGAGCCTTGCTGGTACTTTGGAGAAATATTTTGCTTGATATTTCCTTTTATTTTCTATGTGGTTACGGCAGCATCTCTTGGTAATTTGATTATTATATCTTTGGAGCGTTACATTGCTGTGAATGACCCTTTGCGATATCCATCAAGGGTAAATATTAACAGAGCAGTCTTTTCTATTGTTGTAAACTGGGTATTTTCCTGcatatattctttttttcttttgtatgAGTCTTTATTCTATTCAgagaaaaattataaatgtattggAGAATGTATACTTTTTATTAAGTTGGAATATATCATAACAGATGTCTTAGTTACTTTAGTGACACCTTGTTGTTTAATCATTTCTTTATATCTGAAAATCTGCTTCATAGCCCACAAACAAGCTAAGCATATAAATTCACTTACAGACAAAAAGGCCAAGTCAGAAAAAAAGGCTGCAAAAACCTTAGGCATTGTTGTAACGGTTTATCTTCTTTGTTGGATACCATATTTTATAGCTGCTCTTATTCTCGGTCAAGACACAGGTGACTCAtttgtaattaatttaatgtattggaTTTTATGCATGAATTCATGCATGAATCCCCTTATTTATGCAATGTTTTATAAATGGTTTCGGATATCAACAAAATACATTCTGACTATGAAAATATTCAAACCTTCATCAGAATACTTTAACCTATTCATGGAAGAGAAATGA
- the LOC137062433 gene encoding trace amine-associated receptor 13c-like, which yields MSNWGVTNTENETIQYCFPNNNLSCTRNIKPGAEYIIVYIFISTISVFTVFLNLLVIISIAHFKQLHTPTNVLIFSLAVADLIVGLILMPVQGIKLIEPCWYFGEIFCSIFPFIFYVVVTASLGNLIIISVERYIAVNDPLRYPSRVTVNRAVFSIVVNWVFNCIYSFVLLYESLLYPEKNYTCIGECKLFIKLGYIITDVVVTLVTPCCLIISLYLKICFVAHKQAKQINSLTDKKAKSEKKAARTLGIVVMVYLLCWIPYYIAALTLGQDTGDSFIINLMYWILCMNSCMNPLIYAMFYKWFRISAKYILTLKIFKPSSEYFNLFKEDKLSPATA from the coding sequence ATGTCTAACTGGGGCGTAACAAACACGGAAAATGAAACAATCCAGTACTGCTTTCCGAACAACAATTTGTCTTGTACCAGAAATATAAAGCCTGGAGCCGAGTACATTATTGTGTACATATTCATTTCTACAATATCAGTGTTCACTGTGTTTCTGAACTTGCTGGTGATCATCTCCATCGCTCACTTCAAACAGCTCCACACTCCAACCAATGTGCTGATCTTTTCTCTGGCAGTGGCAGATCTGATTGTGGGACTGATTCTTATGCCAGTACAGGGCATCAAATTGATTGAGCCTTGCTGGTACTTTGGAgaaatattttgttcaatatttCCTTTTATTTTCTATGTTGTTGTTACAGCATCTCTTGGTAATTTGATTATTATATCTGTGGAGCGTTACATTGCTGTGAATGACCCTTTGCGATATCCATCAAGGGTAACTGTTAATAGAGCAGTCTTTTCTATTGTTGTAAACTGGGTATTTAACTGCATATATTCTTTTGTTCTTTTGTATGAGTCTTTACTCTATccagaaaaaaattatacatgtATTGGAGAATGTAAACTTTTTATTAAGTTGGGATATATCATAACAGATGTCGTAGTTACTTTAGTGACACCTTGTTGTTTAATCATTTCTTTATATCTGAAAATCTGCTTCGTAGCACACAAACAAGCTAAGCAGATAAATTCACTTACAGACAAAAAAGCCAAGTCAGAAAAAAAGGCTGCAAGAACCTTAGGGATTGTTGTAATGGTTTATCTTCTTTGTTGGATACCATATTATATAGCTGCTCTTACTCTTGGTCAAGACACAGGTGACTcctttataattaatttaatgtattggaTTTTATGCATGAATTCTTGCATGAATCCACTTATTTATGCAATGTTTTATAAATGGTTTCGGATATcagcaaaatacattttgactttgaaaATATTCAAACCTTCATCAGAATACTTCAACCTATTCAAGGAAGATAAATTATCTCCTGCTACTGCATGA
- the LOC137062431 gene encoding trace amine-associated receptor 13c-like, producing the protein MSNWGVTNTENETIQYCFPNNNLSCTRNIKPGAEYIIVYIFISTISVFTVFLNLLVIISIAHFKQLHTPTNVLIFSLAVADLIVGLILMPVQGIKLIEPCWYFGEIFCSIFPFIFYVVTTASLGNLIIISVERYIAVNDPLRYPSRVTVNRAVFSIVVNWVFNCIYSFFILYESLLQPEKNYKCIGECILFIKLEYIITDVLVTLVTPCCLIISLYLKICFIAHKQAKHINSLTDKKAKSEKKAARTLGIVVTVYLLCYIPYYIAALTLGQDTGDSFIINLMYWIVCMNSCMNPLIYAMFYKWFRISAKYILTLKIFKPSSEYFNLFKEDKLSPALA; encoded by the coding sequence ATGTCTAACTGGGGCGTAACAAACACGGAAAATGAAACAATTCAATATTGCTTTCCGAACAACAATTTGTCTTGTACCAGAAATATTAAACCTGGAGCCGAGTACATTATTGTGTACATATTCATTTCTACAATATCAGTGTTCACTGTGTTTCTGAACTTGCTGGTGATCATCTCCATCGCTCACTTCAAACAGCTCCACACTCCAACCAATGTGCTGATCTTTTCTCTGGCAGTGGCAGATCTGATTGTGGGACTGATTCTTATGCCAGTACAGGGCATCAAATTGATTGAGCCTTGCTGGTACTTTGGAGAAATATTTTGCTCGATATTTCCTTTTATTTTCTATGTGGTTACTACAGCATCTCTTggtaatttaattattatatctGTGGAGCGTTACATTGCTGTGAATGACCCTTTGCGATATCCATCAAGGGTAACTGTTAATAGAGCAGTCTTTTCTATTGTTGTAAACTGGGTATTTAACTGCatatattcattttttattttgtatgagTCTTTACTCCAACCAgagaaaaattataaatgtattggAGAATGTATACTTTTTATTAAGTTGGAATATATCATAACAGATGTCTTAGTTACTTTAGTGACACCTTGTTGTTTAATAATTTCTTTATATCTGAAAATCTGCTTCATAGCCCACAAACAAGCTAAGCATATAAATTCACTTACAGACAAAAAGGCCAAGTCAGAAAAAAAGGCTGCAAGAACCTTAGGGATTGTTGTAACGGTTTATCTTCTTTGCTATATACCATATTATATAGCTGCTCTTACTCTTGGTCAAGACACAGGTGACTcctttataattaatttaatgtattggaTTGTATGCATGAATTCTTGCATGAATCCACTCATTTATGCAATGTTTTATAAATGGTTTCGGATATCAGCAAAATACATATTGACTTTGAAAATATTCAAACCTTCATCAGAATACTTCAACCTATTCAAGGAAGATAAATTATCTCCTGCTCTTGCATGA